A portion of the Jaculus jaculus isolate mJacJac1 chromosome 5, mJacJac1.mat.Y.cur, whole genome shotgun sequence genome contains these proteins:
- the LOC101615422 gene encoding keratin-associated protein 14-like — MSCNSCSGNFSSRSFGGYLQYPISSCGSSYPSNGVYSTDLQTPITHQLGSSLCNDCQETFYEPSCYQTSYEMSSPCQRSCYRPRVFSPCQGSFSGSLGFGSKGFQSFGCSYPSLSFGSRGFQSVGYCPRTFSSLNYRTNWYRPAYFSSKSCQSVSYQPSCGSGFF, encoded by the coding sequence ATGTCCTGCAACAGCTGCTCTGGAAATTTCTCCTCTCGCTCTTTTGGGGGCTACCTGCAATATCCAATCTCCTCCTGTGGCTCCTCCTACCCAAGTAATGGGGTCTACAGCACAGATCTTCAAACACCCATcacccatcagctgggatcctctCTCTGCAACGATTGTCAAGAGACCTTCTATGAACCCTCCTGCTACCAGACGTCCTACGAGATGTCCAGCCCCTGCCAGAGATCCTGCTATCGCCCAAGGGTCTTCAGTCCCTGCCAGGGCTCTTTCTCGGGATCTCTGGGCTTCGGCTCCAAGGGCTTTCAGTCTTTTGGATGTAGCTACCCCTCCCTGAGCTTTGGATCCCGTGGTTTTCAGTCTGTGGGTTATTGTCCTCGCACTTTCTCGTCCCTAAATTATAGGACCAACTGGTACCGCCCAGCCTACTTCTCTTCCAAAAGCTGCCAGTCTGTCTCTTACCAACCATCCTGTGGCTCTGGCTTCTTCTGA
- the LOC101615707 gene encoding keratin-associated protein 15-1, translating into MSYNCSSGNFSSQSFGGFLRYPVSTFNSSYPSNVFYSPKSFHLGSSFYNGQQETFGEPIDCQETGAGFSPYQSSCYRPKHFTFSRPCHANFTGSYGYGNSGFGSFGFGGSGIQSLGCGSNFYRPTYVPYRSCQSSWNQPGFGSRFFQSSF; encoded by the coding sequence ATGTCTTACAACTGCAGCTCTGGAAACTTCTCCTCCCAGTCTTTTGGAGGTTTTCTGAGGTACCCGGTTTCAACCTTCAATTCCTCCTACCCCAGCAATGTATTCTACTCTCCAAAATCCTTCCACCTGGGCTCCTCTTTCTACAATGGACAACAGGAGACCTTCGGTGAGCCCATCGACTGCCAGGAAACAGGTGCTGGGTTCTCACCTTATCAGTCATCCTGCTACCGACCCAAGCATTTCACCTTCTctaggccctgccatgccaactTCACTGGATCCTACGGTTATGGCAACTCGGGTTTCGGATCTTTTGGATTTGGAGGTTCTGGCATCCAGTCTCTGGGATGTGGCTCCAATTTCTACCGCCCAACCTATGTCCCTTACCGGAGTTGCCAGTCATCTTGGAACCAACCAGGCTTTGGCTCCCGCTTTTTCCAATCAAGTTTCTGA